In Flavobacterium sp. CS20, a single window of DNA contains:
- the murG gene encoding undecaprenyldiphospho-muramoylpentapeptide beta-N-acetylglucosaminyltransferase produces the protein MKPWKIIISGGGTGGHIYPAIAIAQEIKNRQPNADILFVGAKDRMEMQKVPKAGFKIIGLWISGIQRKLTLSNLLFPIKLLFSLIKARQIIKKHQPDIVIGTGGFASAPLLKMANMMNYPTLIQEQNSYAGVTNKWVAKQANAICVAYDNMDRYFPKDKITWTGNPVRQDLIDNKLSKEEALSEFNLNPDKQTLLVIGGSLGASIPNKTIAKHLELIEQLNCNLLWQCGAFYFEDYKNLANENIKILKYIEYMQAAYAASDIIISRAGAGSVSELSLVGKPVIFIPSPNVAENHQFKNAQSVAKHQAAICLEETELDQIFEKTLKDLIQNQAQRERLSKNIKTLAKPNATKDIVDIVENIINNK, from the coding sequence ATGAAACCTTGGAAAATAATCATATCAGGCGGTGGAACTGGCGGTCATATTTACCCAGCAATTGCGATTGCTCAAGAAATAAAAAACAGACAGCCCAATGCTGATATTTTGTTTGTTGGTGCTAAAGACCGTATGGAAATGCAAAAAGTACCAAAAGCAGGTTTTAAAATTATTGGCTTGTGGATTAGCGGAATTCAAAGAAAATTGACATTATCAAATTTACTGTTTCCTATTAAGCTGTTGTTTAGCTTGATAAAAGCAAGACAAATTATCAAAAAACATCAACCTGACATTGTTATTGGCACAGGTGGTTTTGCAAGTGCACCGTTGTTAAAAATGGCGAATATGATGAATTATCCAACTTTGATTCAGGAACAAAATTCTTATGCAGGCGTAACTAATAAATGGGTCGCCAAACAAGCTAATGCCATTTGTGTGGCTTATGACAATATGGATCGTTACTTCCCAAAAGACAAAATCACTTGGACAGGCAATCCTGTTAGACAAGACTTAATTGACAATAAACTCTCAAAAGAAGAAGCACTTTCTGAATTTAATTTAAACCCTGACAAGCAAACCTTATTGGTGATTGGTGGTAGTTTGGGTGCGTCAATTCCTAACAAAACCATCGCAAAGCATTTAGAGCTAATCGAGCAACTCAACTGCAATTTATTGTGGCAATGTGGAGCTTTTTATTTTGAAGACTATAAAAATTTAGCAAACGAGAACATTAAAATATTAAAATACATAGAATATATGCAAGCCGCTTATGCCGCATCAGACATCATTATTTCTCGTGCTGGTGCTGGCTCAGTAAGCGAATTGAGTTTAGTGGGTAAACCCGTCATTTTTATTCCATCGCCTAATGTTGCAGAAAATCATCAATTTAAAAATGCACAATCTGTCGCCAAACATCAAGCCGCTATTTGTTTAGAAGAAACAGAATTAGATCAAATATTTGAGAAAACCTTAAAAGATTTAATTCAAAACCAAGCACAAAGAGAGCGTTTATCAAAAAACATAAAAACCTTAGCTAAGCCCAATGCAACGAAAGATATCGTTGATATTGTAGAAAACATTATCAATAACAAATGA
- the murC gene encoding UDP-N-acetylmuramate--L-alanine ligase: protein MKLNLAHINQVYFIGIGGIGMSALAFHFIKLRKTVLGYDKTPNEMCHKLVKLGAKIEYDESLKLAKNLKKSDTLVIYTPAIKENHPVFQFFKTNNFNIFKRAQVLGDLSSNKTCIAVAGTHGKTTITSMLAFLLKENNQPVTAFLGGIAQNYNSNYIHNGDDVYVIEADEFDRSFLNLKPDYALISNIDADHLDIYNTKEELEESFKDFANQLKDKAQLYHQNQLDFNGKTISVNENSDFYAENISIKNGAYHFDWVSPNLHLKNLQLNMPGYHNLFNAISALALSVAYMPEKAESFAKSLANFNGVKRRFNYIVKRSDLTIIDDYAHHPSEIKAVYQAVKQMHPNQKVMAIFQPHLFSRTQDFADDFAQELSRFDDVKLLEIYPAREEPIEGINSKYLLSKIKLSDKAMIQKNDILYAIRTSKCSVIVFMGAGDIGIEAQRIKNYYSDEK from the coding sequence ATGAAATTAAATTTAGCACATATCAATCAAGTTTACTTTATCGGCATTGGCGGTATTGGTATGAGTGCCTTGGCTTTTCATTTTATAAAACTAAGAAAAACAGTTTTGGGATATGACAAAACACCAAACGAGATGTGTCATAAGTTGGTAAAACTTGGTGCAAAAATTGAATACGATGAAAGCCTAAAGTTGGCAAAAAATCTAAAGAAATCCGACACACTTGTTATTTACACACCAGCTATTAAAGAAAATCATCCTGTTTTTCAATTCTTTAAAACCAATAATTTTAATATTTTTAAAAGAGCTCAGGTGTTGGGTGATTTAAGTTCTAACAAAACTTGCATTGCAGTTGCTGGCACACATGGCAAAACCACGATTACAAGTATGTTGGCATTTTTACTTAAAGAAAATAACCAACCCGTTACAGCATTTCTCGGTGGAATAGCACAAAACTATAATTCAAATTACATTCATAATGGTGATGACGTTTACGTGATTGAAGCTGATGAATTTGATCGGTCTTTTTTAAACTTAAAACCAGATTATGCATTAATTAGCAACATAGATGCAGATCATTTAGACATCTACAATACCAAAGAAGAACTAGAAGAAAGTTTTAAAGATTTTGCAAATCAATTGAAAGATAAAGCTCAATTATATCATCAAAATCAATTGGATTTTAATGGAAAAACGATTAGCGTAAATGAAAATTCTGACTTTTATGCTGAAAATATCAGTATCAAAAACGGTGCTTATCATTTTGATTGGGTAAGTCCAAATCTGCATCTGAAAAATTTACAACTTAATATGCCAGGTTACCACAACTTGTTTAATGCCATAAGTGCATTAGCTTTGTCGGTAGCTTATATGCCAGAAAAAGCCGAAAGTTTTGCAAAATCTTTAGCCAATTTCAACGGTGTAAAAAGAAGATTTAATTATATCGTCAAACGGTCAGACTTAACCATAATTGATGATTACGCACATCATCCATCCGAAATAAAAGCGGTTTATCAAGCTGTAAAACAAATGCATCCAAATCAAAAAGTGATGGCGATTTTTCAACCGCATTTATTTTCAAGAACACAAGATTTTGCTGATGATTTTGCTCAAGAACTCAGTCGCTTTGACGATGTGAAACTCTTGGAAATTTATCCTGCAAGAGAAGAACCGATAGAAGGCATAAATTCAAAATATTTATTGTCTAAAATAAAACTGTCAGACAAAGCAATGATTCAAAAAAATGATATATTATATGCTATCAGAACCAGTAAATGTTCAGTCATAGTTTTTATGGGTGCTGGCGATATTGGCATTGAAGCTCAACGCATTAAAAATTATTATAGCGATGAAAAATAA
- a CDS encoding cell division protein FtsQ/DivIB has protein sequence MKNNWIYIKISLMLILMVFLVSFTNHRHSSMNIKAINITYQQENQLFVDKKTVNKLLIQNKKHVEKLSLEHLDLNIVETQLEAHPMIENAEVFLNIDGTLYTEITQRKPIARVISSEQYYIDSNGKKMPLSPNYSARVPIIWGIKDQQISDVFKLLKYIQHDLFLKQNVTEIRTYPNAQFGLNFRQQNFKIFIGKIDNLNKKFMNFKAFYVKAKKDKLLDKYKRIDLQYGNQVVCEKIES, from the coding sequence ATGAAAAATAATTGGATTTACATAAAAATCAGCTTGATGCTCATCTTGATGGTATTCTTGGTCAGCTTTACAAATCATCGGCACAGTAGCATGAATATCAAAGCTATAAATATTACATACCAACAGGAAAATCAACTGTTTGTAGATAAAAAAACGGTTAATAAATTGTTAATACAAAATAAAAAACACGTTGAGAAATTAAGCTTAGAACACTTAGATTTGAATATTGTAGAAACCCAACTTGAAGCACACCCAATGATAGAAAATGCGGAAGTTTTTTTGAATATTGATGGCACACTATATACTGAAATTACCCAGCGTAAACCCATTGCTCGAGTGATTAGTAGTGAACAATATTATATTGATTCAAACGGAAAAAAAATGCCATTATCTCCAAATTATTCTGCAAGAGTTCCTATAATTTGGGGTATAAAAGATCAACAGATCAGTGATGTTTTTAAGCTTTTAAAATATATTCAACACGACTTGTTTTTAAAACAAAACGTCACTGAAATAAGAACCTATCCCAATGCACAATTTGGATTGAATTTTAGACAGCAAAATTTTAAAATATTTATTGGTAAAATAGATAACCTCAACAAAAAGTTTATGAATTTTAAAGCGTTTTATGTCAAAGCTAAAAAAGATAAACTTTTAGACAAATACAAAAGAATCGACTTGCAATACGGCAACCAAGTTGTTTGCGAAAAAATTGAATCTTAA
- the ftsA gene encoding cell division protein FtsA — MENEHIAVGLDIGTTKIVAMIGRKNEFGKLEILGLGKTKSLGVHRGVVNNITQTIQSIQLAVKEAEESSGKNVSAVTVGIAGQHIRSLQHSDYITRKNADEVISEDDINALCDQVHKLVMLPGEEIIHVLPQEYKVDGQAEIKEPIGMYGGRLEANFHVVVGQISSIRNVGRCIKSAGFELSGVTLEPLASANAVLSQEEKEAGVALIDIGGGTTDLAIFKDGIIRHTAVIPFGGNIITEDIKDGCSIIEKQAELLKIKFGSAWPGENKENEIVSIPGLRGREPKEISLKNLAKIIHYRAVEIIEQVFLEIKNYGHEEKRKKLIAGIVITGGGAQLKHLKQLVEYITGMDTRVGYPNEHLAGDTNKETASPIYATAVGLVMNSLNKQEQIEKDKSEETQENTEPQSKDEQTEENTEQQKETIHKPRKSFMEKFVDKLKDFLDNAE; from the coding sequence ATGGAAAACGAACATATAGCAGTAGGACTTGATATTGGCACAACCAAGATTGTAGCTATGATTGGTCGCAAAAATGAGTTTGGAAAGTTAGAGATATTAGGCTTGGGTAAAACCAAAAGTTTAGGTGTTCATCGTGGTGTGGTCAATAACATTACGCAGACTATTCAGTCCATCCAACTGGCTGTTAAAGAAGCTGAAGAAAGTTCAGGAAAAAATGTTTCTGCGGTCACCGTTGGCATTGCAGGACAACACATCAGAAGCCTACAACACAGCGATTATATTACCAGAAAAAATGCAGACGAAGTCATCAGCGAAGACGACATCAATGCACTTTGTGATCAAGTACATAAACTTGTGATGCTTCCTGGTGAAGAAATTATTCACGTCTTACCACAAGAATACAAAGTTGACGGTCAAGCCGAAATCAAAGAACCTATCGGTATGTATGGCGGTCGGTTAGAAGCTAATTTTCACGTGGTTGTCGGTCAAATTTCATCTATTAGAAATGTTGGTCGATGCATCAAAAGTGCTGGTTTTGAGCTTAGTGGCGTGACTTTAGAACCGCTTGCTTCTGCCAACGCCGTATTGAGTCAAGAAGAAAAAGAAGCTGGTGTAGCACTTATTGATATTGGTGGTGGCACCACGGATTTAGCTATTTTTAAAGATGGTATTATTCGTCATACAGCAGTAATTCCATTTGGTGGAAATATCATTACTGAAGATATTAAAGATGGCTGTTCTATTATAGAAAAACAAGCCGAATTGCTTAAAATCAAATTTGGCTCTGCTTGGCCTGGCGAAAATAAAGAAAACGAAATTGTTTCTATTCCTGGTTTACGCGGTCGTGAACCCAAAGAAATTTCGCTTAAAAATCTCGCTAAAATCATTCATTATCGAGCGGTTGAAATTATTGAGCAAGTTTTCTTAGAAATCAAAAATTACGGTCACGAAGAAAAACGCAAAAAACTCATTGCTGGTATTGTTATCACTGGTGGCGGTGCACAACTCAAACATCTTAAACAACTTGTTGAATACATCACAGGTATGGACACAAGAGTCGGTTACCCCAATGAGCATCTCGCTGGCGATACAAATAAAGAAACCGCAAGTCCAATTTACGCTACTGCTGTTGGATTAGTGATGAATAGCTTAAACAAACAAGAGCAAATCGAAAAAGATAAATCTGAAGAAACTCAAGAGAACACTGAACCTCAGAGCAAAGACGAACAAACAGAAGAAAACACAGAACAACAAAAAGAAACCATCCATAAACCGAGAAAATCGTTTATGGAAAAGTTTGTAGATAAACTTAAAGATTTTTTAGATAACGCAGAATAA